Proteins encoded together in one Marinithermus hydrothermalis DSM 14884 window:
- a CDS encoding SDR family NAD(P)-dependent oxidoreductase: MFSGKVVLVTGAAQGIGRAVAEAFAREGACLALMDLRPEGAEVARACAACFVQGDLAVPEDRERFVREAVRQWGGVDVLVNNAATSAPGSVLRVGLEAWRRVLEVNLTAPMHLSALAAREMPAGSAIVNVASVQGLFAEQENAAYNASKAGLINLTRSMALDLAPLGIRVNAVAPGAIATPAVLEAIDLSEDPEQTRRDWEDLHALRRLGRPEEVAEAVLFLASERASFITGAVLPVDGGMTASFMMAGRPV; encoded by the coding sequence ATGTTCAGCGGTAAGGTCGTGCTCGTCACCGGGGCCGCGCAAGGCATTGGCCGCGCCGTCGCCGAGGCCTTTGCCCGCGAGGGCGCGTGCCTCGCGCTCATGGACCTGCGCCCCGAGGGGGCCGAGGTCGCGCGGGCGTGCGCGGCGTGCTTTGTGCAGGGAGACCTGGCCGTACCGGAGGACCGCGAGCGCTTCGTGCGCGAAGCGGTCCGGCAGTGGGGCGGGGTGGACGTCCTAGTGAACAACGCCGCCACCTCCGCGCCCGGCTCGGTCCTCCGGGTGGGGCTCGAGGCCTGGCGGCGGGTGCTCGAGGTGAACCTCACCGCCCCCATGCACCTCTCGGCCCTCGCGGCGCGGGAGATGCCCGCCGGGAGCGCGATCGTGAACGTGGCCTCGGTGCAGGGCCTGTTCGCGGAACAGGAGAACGCGGCGTACAACGCCTCGAAGGCCGGGCTTATTAACCTGACCCGCTCGATGGCGCTGGACCTCGCGCCTTTGGGGATTCGGGTGAACGCGGTCGCGCCGGGAGCGATCGCCACCCCGGCGGTCCTGGAAGCGATCGACCTTTCCGAGGATCCCGAGCAAACCCGGCGGGACTGGGAGGACCTGCACGCCCTGCGGCGGCTCGGGCGGCCGGAGGAGGTGGCCGAGGCGGTCCTCTTTTTGGCCTCGGAGCGGGCGAGCTTCATCACGGGGGCGGTCTTGCCGGTGGACGGCGGCATGACCGCGAGCTTCATGATGGCCGGACGCCCCGTGTAG
- a CDS encoding GNAT family N-acetyltransferase — translation MRRIGARPGLVVRANQLELAELDRARLRRWQERAPRDVFTLGLWVGPYPEAELEAIARMKAVMNTAPRDDLEIEDHHVTVEELRQEEAALQRRGVVRWTLYARERGTGEIAGYTEVFWDPLHPETLHQGDTGVFPRYRNRGLGRWLKAAMLERILAEHPEVRRVRTGNANSNAPMLKINYALGFKPRKTWTEWQVALARVLEYLAAPSS, via the coding sequence ATGAGGCGCATCGGCGCGCGCCCCGGCCTCGTGGTCCGCGCCAACCAGCTCGAGCTCGCCGAACTCGACCGGGCGCGGTTACGCCGCTGGCAGGAGCGCGCCCCCCGCGACGTGTTCACGCTCGGCCTTTGGGTCGGGCCGTACCCGGAGGCGGAGCTCGAGGCCATCGCTCGCATGAAAGCCGTCATGAACACCGCGCCGCGGGACGACCTCGAGATCGAGGACCACCACGTCACCGTGGAGGAGTTGCGCCAGGAGGAGGCCGCCCTGCAGCGGCGCGGCGTGGTGCGCTGGACGCTGTACGCGCGGGAGCGCGGCACGGGCGAGATCGCGGGGTACACCGAGGTGTTCTGGGACCCCCTGCACCCCGAAACCCTCCACCAGGGGGACACCGGCGTCTTCCCCCGGTACCGCAACCGGGGCCTGGGTCGCTGGCTCAAAGCCGCGATGCTCGAGCGGATCCTCGCGGAGCACCCCGAGGTGCGGCGCGTCCGCACGGGAAACGCGAACTCCAACGCCCCCATGCTCAAGATCAACTACGCGCTCGGGTTCAAGCCACGCAAGACCTGGACCGAGTGGCAGGTCGCACTCGCGCGGGTGCTCGAGTACCTGGCAGCCCCAAGCTCATGA
- a CDS encoding NADH:flavin oxidoreductase/NADH oxidase, translated as MRLFSPLKLRDLELKNRLALSPMCQYASEDGFVGDWHLLHYPTRALGGVGLVVVEATAVEPRGRISPFDLGVWSDEHVPGLAELARRIREAGAAPGIQLAHAGRKAGTSRPWEGGRFLNWRGVAPSPIPFSQDAPVPEALDEDGMARVLEAFVAGARRALRAGFQVVELHMAHGYLLHSFLSPLTNRRTDRYGGSRENRMRFPLMVAEAVRAVVPPELPLLVRVSATDWVEGGWTLEDTVVFAEALKGVGVDLLDCSSGGIVPGVRVPVAPGYQVPFADAVRKRVGLRTGAVGLITTGEQAETILQAGSADLVLLGRLLLRDPYFPLRLAARHGLKEAVPPQYLRAF; from the coding sequence ATGCGCCTCTTCTCCCCGCTGAAGCTACGCGACCTCGAGCTTAAGAACCGCTTGGCCCTGTCCCCCATGTGCCAGTACGCCTCGGAGGACGGGTTCGTGGGGGACTGGCACCTCCTGCACTACCCCACGCGGGCGTTGGGTGGGGTGGGGCTCGTGGTGGTGGAGGCCACGGCGGTGGAGCCGCGGGGACGGATCAGCCCCTTTGACCTGGGGGTGTGGTCCGACGAGCACGTGCCGGGCCTTGCCGAGCTGGCGCGGCGGATCCGGGAGGCGGGCGCGGCGCCCGGGATCCAGCTCGCTCACGCTGGACGCAAGGCGGGAACGAGCCGCCCTTGGGAGGGGGGGCGGTTCTTGAACTGGCGGGGGGTGGCTCCGAGCCCCATCCCCTTCAGCCAAGACGCGCCGGTCCCGGAAGCGCTGGACGAGGATGGGATGGCGCGCGTCCTCGAGGCCTTCGTGGCCGGGGCGCGGCGGGCGTTAAGGGCCGGCTTCCAGGTGGTCGAGCTGCACATGGCGCACGGGTACCTGCTCCACTCCTTCCTCTCCCCCCTGACCAACCGGCGGACGGACCGCTACGGCGGGAGCCGGGAAAACCGCATGCGCTTTCCCCTCATGGTGGCGGAGGCGGTGCGGGCGGTCGTCCCTCCGGAGCTTCCCCTCTTGGTGCGGGTGTCCGCCACCGACTGGGTCGAGGGCGGCTGGACCCTGGAGGACACCGTGGTCTTCGCCGAGGCGCTAAAGGGGGTGGGGGTGGATCTGCTGGACTGCTCGAGCGGCGGCATCGTTCCCGGGGTGAGGGTGCCCGTTGCGCCGGGGTACCAGGTGCCCTTCGCGGACGCGGTGCGGAAGCGGGTGGGCCTCCGGACGGGCGCCGTGGGGCTGATCACCACCGGGGAGCAGGCGGAAACCATTCTTCAGGCGGGGAGCGCAGACCTGGTGCTTTTGGGGCGGCTCCTGCTGCGCGACCCGTACTTTCCCCTGCGGCTCGCGGCTCGCCACGGCCTCAAAGAAGCGGTGCCGCCCCAGTACCTTCGGGCGTTTTAA
- a CDS encoding glycogen debranching N-terminal domain-containing protein — translation MLSLKEDDTYLVLSEAGWIETGAEGAYRHDTRFLSRYRLDLPGFQLLTTHQPRPDRLVQRWGLLEGPTQAVGLRRTLEVRRGGWRDRLVLENTSLEPRTLELALEAEADYKDLFEVRGWARLERHPRREEGPDYLRFRYRAQDGLEFTADLRLDPPASGRRWRVPLEPKARAEITLEVRLESPLAEAGPALPDYAAWRAAFPLRLRDPRAQAVLERAVDDLRALLLATPYGPYPAAGIPWFVAAFGRDALLTAYMTLPWGAEVARGVLRYLAAHQGRTVNPENDEAPGKILHEVRLGELSRTGRVPFRAYYGTVDATPLFIILLEAYAHWTRDWALVRALRPHWEAALEWMLRYGDADGDGLLEFAREGEGGLVVQSWKDSHDSMSHADGRLAEPPLAVSEVQAYAYRAYTAAATFYRALGEPERARAWTARAEALQRTFHARFWLEDLGTYALALDREKRPLRVKSSDPGHLLWCGIVPEAVAPRLVATLFSEELWSGWGLRTLGAKEVRYNPLSYHNGSVWPHDTALFAGGLARYGFRREALRVAEALFELAFSQPDLRLPELVGGCPREAGEPPVPYLDACRPQAWDAAALVYLVRLAWSLDPSGRYAAPPGLLYGWLA, via the coding sequence ATGCTTTCCCTTAAGGAAGACGACACCTACCTGGTTCTCTCCGAGGCGGGCTGGATCGAGACCGGGGCGGAAGGCGCATACCGGCACGACACCCGTTTCCTCTCCCGCTACCGCCTCGACCTGCCCGGCTTCCAGCTCCTCACCACCCACCAGCCCCGACCGGACCGGCTCGTGCAGCGCTGGGGCCTCCTCGAAGGCCCCACCCAGGCCGTGGGGTTGCGGCGCACCCTCGAGGTCCGCCGCGGCGGGTGGCGGGACCGGCTGGTGCTGGAGAACACCAGCCTCGAGCCGCGCACCCTGGAGCTCGCCCTCGAGGCCGAAGCGGACTACAAGGACCTCTTCGAGGTGCGAGGGTGGGCGCGCCTCGAGCGCCACCCCCGGCGCGAGGAAGGCCCCGACTACCTCCGCTTCCGCTACCGGGCCCAGGACGGCCTCGAGTTCACCGCGGACCTCCGCTTGGACCCGCCGGCCTCGGGACGGCGCTGGCGCGTCCCCCTCGAGCCGAAGGCCCGGGCGGAGATCACCCTGGAGGTCCGGCTCGAAAGCCCCCTGGCGGAGGCTGGGCCGGCCCTTCCGGACTACGCGGCGTGGCGGGCCGCCTTCCCCCTTCGGCTCCGGGACCCCCGCGCGCAGGCGGTGCTCGAGCGGGCGGTGGACGACCTCCGGGCCCTGCTTCTGGCGACCCCCTACGGGCCGTACCCCGCGGCGGGCATCCCCTGGTTCGTGGCCGCTTTCGGGCGGGACGCCCTCCTCACCGCGTACATGACCCTGCCCTGGGGGGCGGAGGTGGCCCGCGGCGTGCTGCGGTACCTCGCGGCCCACCAGGGGCGGACCGTGAACCCCGAGAACGACGAGGCCCCCGGGAAGATCCTGCACGAGGTGCGGCTGGGGGAGTTGTCGCGCACCGGGCGGGTGCCCTTCCGCGCGTATTACGGCACGGTGGACGCCACCCCCCTGTTCATCATCCTGCTCGAGGCGTACGCTCACTGGACGCGCGACTGGGCGCTCGTGCGGGCGCTACGGCCCCACTGGGAGGCGGCCCTCGAGTGGATGCTGCGCTACGGGGACGCGGACGGGGACGGGCTTCTCGAGTTCGCCCGCGAGGGGGAGGGGGGGCTGGTCGTCCAGTCCTGGAAGGACTCGCACGACTCCATGTCCCACGCGGACGGGCGGCTGGCCGAGCCGCCCCTCGCGGTGAGCGAGGTGCAGGCCTACGCCTACCGGGCCTACACCGCGGCCGCCACGTTCTACCGCGCGCTGGGGGAGCCGGAGCGGGCGCGGGCCTGGACGGCGCGCGCCGAGGCGTTGCAGCGCACCTTCCACGCGCGTTTTTGGCTCGAGGACCTGGGCACCTACGCCCTGGCCCTCGACCGGGAGAAGCGGCCCCTTAGGGTGAAGAGCTCGGACCCGGGGCACCTGTTGTGGTGCGGGATCGTGCCCGAAGCGGTCGCGCCGCGCCTGGTGGCGACCCTGTTCTCCGAGGAGCTCTGGAGCGGCTGGGGTCTGCGGACGCTCGGGGCGAAGGAGGTGCGGTACAATCCGCTCTCGTACCATAACGGCTCGGTTTGGCCGCACGACACCGCCCTCTTCGCCGGAGGGCTGGCGCGCTACGGGTTCAGGCGGGAGGCCCTTCGGGTCGCGGAAGCCCTGTTCGAGCTGGCCTTTTCCCAGCCGGACCTCAGGCTGCCCGAGCTGGTGGGCGGGTGCCCGCGCGAGGCGGGTGAACCCCCGGTGCCGTACCTGGACGCTTGCCGCCCCCAGGCCTGGGACGCGGCGGCTCTGGTGTACCTGGTGCGGCTCGCGTGGAGCCTCGACCCCAGCGGCCGCTACGCTGCCCCGCCGGGGTTGCTCTACGGGTGGCTCGCGTAG
- a CDS encoding carbohydrate ABC transporter permease: MTAPSQVDPVFLARRRWARVGWIYGTLLFIGTLFIGTLYVAFITSLKDDPLEQPFRFLFPQLSPRNWAAAWQLGQAGARDPWLGGFAPGAEVPFTVTYFVPEGREAIPPEVRIPRRKPGAGLGAVREGPYAADYAEVSPVEEVARRPGTYRGQAGTFVRYRFTVRYVGDGPRIERLPADLEVPRGQRFVEATLAPNRIERRGRVASWDNLTPGFLGYVFHNYVRVFREARSLSTGESLFWRWTLNSFYIAFFTVIGNLLFGSMAGYALARLRFPGRHALFLFMLFSMMVPFQVIFISNYLVLRDGIFGLTRLFGLETLLNHPWGVIVPGIVGSSSVFIMKQFFESIPKEIEEAALIDGATPFQTFFRVVLPISTPALGALTILTFQGSWNSFFWPLVVLTSPQDVFTLPVGLLAFRQAYGVAGDWGLILAGAFLSMIPIVVLFVVFQRYFVEGVSFSGLKG; the protein is encoded by the coding sequence ATGACCGCGCCGTCGCAGGTGGACCCCGTCTTCCTCGCCCGGCGGCGCTGGGCGCGCGTGGGGTGGATCTACGGCACGCTCCTCTTCATCGGCACGCTCTTCATCGGTACGTTGTACGTGGCCTTCATCACCAGCCTCAAGGACGACCCCCTCGAGCAGCCCTTCCGCTTCCTCTTCCCGCAACTCTCCCCCAGAAACTGGGCGGCGGCCTGGCAGCTCGGCCAAGCCGGGGCGCGCGACCCGTGGCTGGGCGGGTTCGCGCCCGGCGCGGAGGTCCCGTTTACGGTCACCTACTTCGTGCCCGAGGGCCGGGAGGCGATCCCCCCCGAGGTGCGGATCCCGAGGCGCAAGCCCGGCGCGGGCCTCGGCGCGGTGCGAGAGGGCCCCTACGCCGCGGACTACGCGGAGGTCAGCCCCGTCGAGGAGGTCGCGCGGCGTCCGGGCACCTACCGGGGGCAGGCGGGCACCTTTGTGCGTTACCGCTTCACCGTGCGGTACGTGGGGGACGGGCCCAGGATCGAGCGGCTCCCGGCGGACCTCGAGGTGCCGCGCGGCCAGCGGTTCGTCGAGGCCACCCTCGCCCCGAACCGCATCGAGCGGCGCGGGCGCGTTGCGAGCTGGGACAACCTCACCCCGGGCTTCCTCGGGTACGTGTTCCACAACTACGTGCGCGTCTTCCGCGAGGCCCGGAGCCTCAGCACGGGGGAGAGCCTGTTCTGGCGCTGGACCCTCAACAGCTTCTACATTGCCTTCTTCACCGTGATCGGCAACCTGCTCTTCGGTTCGATGGCCGGGTACGCCCTGGCGCGCCTCCGCTTCCCCGGCCGGCACGCCCTCTTTCTCTTCATGCTCTTCAGCATGATGGTGCCCTTCCAGGTGATCTTCATCTCCAACTACCTGGTGTTGCGCGACGGGATCTTCGGCCTCACCCGCCTGTTTGGGCTGGAAACCCTCCTCAACCACCCCTGGGGCGTGATCGTGCCGGGGATCGTGGGCTCGAGCTCGGTCTTCATCATGAAGCAGTTCTTCGAGTCCATCCCCAAAGAGATCGAGGAGGCCGCGCTGATAGACGGGGCCACCCCCTTCCAGACCTTTTTCCGGGTCGTGCTGCCCATCTCCACCCCGGCCCTCGGGGCCCTCACCATCCTGACCTTCCAAGGCTCCTGGAACAGCTTCTTCTGGCCGCTGGTGGTCCTCACGAGCCCGCAGGATGTGTTCACGCTGCCGGTGGGGCTTTTAGCCTTCCGCCAGGCCTACGGCGTGGCCGGGGACTGGGGGTTGATCCTCGCGGGGGCCTTCCTCTCCATGATCCCCATCGTCGTGTTGTTCGTGGTTTTCCAGCGGTACTTCGTCGAAGGCGTCTCGTTCAGTGGACTGAAAGGATAA
- a CDS encoding carbohydrate ABC transporter permease — MHRRTEALYALGFLAPYLSVLGVFFLYAFLRTVYFSFTQYDLFHAPEWVGFQNYAALFREDLFLRALRNTLFYSFFVTVVQTFLALVLAAILNTKIRGVTFFRTVYYLPSILSSAAATLIFIWVFQRRGFLNYALGWLEAHAPILLTFLGLFLLFQLVQVAWERRLGLPVHLFDPALATASLVLALALTWFLVALGVLAPREGIEVKTVWLNTRREWLGVPIPLWSIIIMNIYTTIPTFMLIFLAGLQDIPKTIYEAAAIDGATPVQQFFKITVPLLRPVIFLVVTMSLIGTLQLFDQVALIGNAAPLESTITLAYYVYNSVFPSGATPKVGFGAGAALVLALLTLAVVLLQRRFGISERGY, encoded by the coding sequence ATGCACAGAAGAACGGAAGCCCTCTACGCCCTGGGTTTCCTCGCGCCCTACTTGTCCGTGCTGGGGGTGTTCTTCCTCTACGCCTTCCTGCGCACCGTGTACTTCAGCTTCACCCAGTACGACCTGTTCCACGCTCCCGAGTGGGTGGGGTTTCAGAACTACGCCGCGCTGTTCCGGGAAGATCTTTTCCTCCGGGCCCTGCGCAACACCCTGTTCTACTCGTTCTTCGTCACCGTCGTGCAGACCTTCCTCGCGCTGGTGCTCGCCGCAATCCTGAACACCAAAATCCGAGGCGTGACGTTTTTCCGCACCGTTTACTACCTCCCCAGCATCCTCTCCAGCGCCGCCGCGACCCTGATCTTCATCTGGGTCTTCCAGCGCCGGGGCTTCCTCAACTACGCCCTCGGGTGGCTCGAGGCCCACGCGCCCATCCTCCTGACCTTCCTCGGGCTTTTCCTCCTGTTCCAGCTCGTACAGGTCGCTTGGGAGCGGCGGCTTGGCCTGCCGGTGCACCTGTTCGACCCGGCCCTCGCCACCGCCTCCTTGGTCCTGGCCCTCGCGCTCACCTGGTTTCTCGTCGCCCTCGGTGTCCTCGCGCCGCGCGAGGGGATCGAGGTCAAGACGGTCTGGCTGAACACCCGCCGGGAGTGGCTCGGGGTGCCCATCCCCCTCTGGTCGATCATCATCATGAACATCTACACCACGATCCCCACTTTCATGCTCATCTTCCTGGCCGGCCTGCAGGACATCCCCAAAACGATCTACGAGGCCGCGGCGATCGACGGGGCCACCCCCGTGCAGCAGTTCTTCAAGATCACCGTCCCCCTCCTGCGGCCAGTGATCTTCCTCGTGGTCACGATGAGCCTGATCGGCACCCTCCAGCTCTTCGACCAGGTCGCCCTGATCGGGAACGCCGCGCCGCTCGAGTCCACCATCACCCTGGCCTACTACGTCTACAACAGCGTCTTCCCTTCCGGGGCCACGCCCAAGGTCGGGTTCGGGGCGGGCGCCGCGCTGGTCCTCGCGCTCCTCACGCTGGCGGTGGTGCTCCTGCAGCGCCGCTTCGGGATCTCGGAAAGGGGGTACTAG
- a CDS encoding ABC transporter substrate-binding protein: MKRLLVIALALLGLASAQVQVRISGWGGTDVAIVNGVLENVVRPALEGTGIEVVYEPVEGDFQQFIFNALSAGTAPDLFYVDIFWSRAAFASGKVAALDALGVDAEPFLDNLVQAFTLDGHLYGIPKDFNTLAIEFNKDLFEEAGVPFPNQNDTWETFEAKLKAVVDRLGDVHGICVVPDFARFGAFAFATGWKPFNEDGRTVLDENFRRAFEWYTGLVDRGVGVLAQDLGQGWTGGCFATEEVAAAIEGAWIAGFLRDQAPNLNYGTTFIPKDPVTGQRGNFIFTVSWSLYEGSKNKEAALKVLELLTSPEAQQWVLERGLAIPSRAALANNPYFQRPGKEPQLNRVVFQGASQGNVFPFEFRGLGADWMNIINEALSAVLLGEKSVDQALADAQDRLDRLTGHK, translated from the coding sequence ATGAAACGGTTGTTGGTGATTGCACTGGCGCTGTTGGGCCTAGCGTCGGCTCAGGTGCAGGTGCGCATCTCGGGGTGGGGCGGGACGGACGTGGCCATCGTGAACGGGGTGCTCGAGAACGTGGTGCGCCCCGCCCTCGAGGGCACGGGGATCGAGGTGGTGTACGAGCCCGTCGAGGGGGACTTCCAGCAGTTCATCTTCAACGCGCTCTCGGCCGGCACCGCGCCGGACCTCTTCTACGTGGATATCTTCTGGTCCCGGGCGGCTTTTGCGTCCGGCAAGGTCGCGGCGCTGGACGCGCTGGGCGTGGACGCCGAGCCCTTCCTGGATAACCTGGTGCAGGCCTTCACCCTCGACGGCCACCTCTACGGGATCCCCAAGGACTTCAACACCCTGGCGATCGAGTTTAACAAGGACCTCTTCGAGGAGGCCGGGGTTCCCTTCCCCAACCAGAACGACACTTGGGAGACTTTCGAGGCCAAGCTGAAGGCCGTGGTGGACCGCCTGGGCGACGTGCACGGGATCTGCGTGGTCCCGGACTTCGCCCGGTTCGGGGCGTTTGCCTTCGCGACCGGATGGAAACCCTTTAACGAGGACGGCCGCACCGTCCTGGACGAGAACTTCCGCCGGGCGTTCGAGTGGTACACCGGCCTGGTCGATCGCGGGGTCGGCGTGCTCGCGCAAGACCTCGGCCAGGGCTGGACCGGCGGGTGCTTCGCCACCGAGGAGGTCGCCGCGGCGATCGAAGGGGCCTGGATCGCCGGGTTCTTGCGCGATCAGGCGCCGAACCTGAACTACGGCACCACCTTCATCCCCAAGGACCCGGTGACCGGTCAGCGCGGCAACTTCATCTTCACCGTCTCCTGGAGCCTGTACGAAGGCTCGAAGAACAAGGAGGCCGCCCTCAAGGTCCTCGAGCTGTTGACCAGCCCCGAGGCCCAGCAGTGGGTGCTCGAGCGGGGCCTCGCCATTCCGAGCCGGGCCGCGCTCGCGAACAACCCGTACTTCCAGCGTCCGGGCAAGGAGCCCCAGCTCAACCGCGTGGTCTTCCAGGGCGCGAGCCAGGGCAACGTCTTCCCCTTCGAGTTCCGCGGTCTGGGGGCCGACTGGATGAACATCATCAACGAGGCGCTCTCCGCCGTGTTGCTGGGCGAGAAGAGCGTGGACCAGGCCCTGGCGGACGCACAGGACCGCTTGGACCGCTTGACCGGGCATAAGTAA
- a CDS encoding LacI family DNA-binding transcriptional regulator: MRKQRVTIREVAKLAGVSTGTVSRVLNGRPGVHPQTRARVLEVVRALGYVPNPVARELTGRGERTVGVLQLPGVPRLTPYFTLLYEYLADALWQEGFRLREVPTDPVGLPLEPAKGYILLGAHEHDPRLEYLQEHGQAFVLVGVYPGVFWVAPHDEEGGYLATRHLLELGHREILHLTGHLHNQAGRDRLAGYRRALEAYGVPFRSELVLDGEFSVLAAYRTLRRAWEGGLRFTAIFAASDEMAVGARAALEDLGLKVPQDVSLVGYDDLPEIGEGLTTVRQDIRRVAHTAVRLLGEAFEGRSPRGERVPVQLVVRQSTARKGVKP, encoded by the coding sequence ATGCGCAAGCAACGGGTCACGATCCGCGAGGTAGCCAAGCTGGCCGGGGTCTCGACCGGGACGGTCAGCCGCGTGCTCAACGGGCGTCCCGGTGTACACCCCCAGACCCGCGCTCGGGTGCTCGAGGTGGTGCGCGCCCTAGGGTACGTGCCGAACCCCGTAGCCCGCGAGCTCACTGGACGGGGTGAACGGACCGTAGGGGTGCTGCAACTCCCCGGCGTGCCCCGGCTCACCCCGTACTTCACCCTCCTCTACGAGTACCTCGCGGACGCCCTCTGGCAGGAAGGATTCCGCCTCCGTGAGGTGCCTACGGACCCCGTGGGCCTGCCCCTCGAGCCCGCGAAGGGCTACATCCTCCTGGGCGCGCACGAGCACGACCCGCGCCTGGAGTACCTGCAAGAGCACGGCCAGGCCTTCGTCCTCGTGGGGGTCTATCCCGGCGTCTTCTGGGTGGCGCCGCACGACGAGGAGGGCGGGTACCTCGCCACCCGGCACCTCCTCGAGCTGGGGCACCGGGAGATCCTGCACCTCACGGGACACCTCCACAACCAGGCCGGCCGCGACCGGCTGGCCGGGTACCGTCGCGCCCTCGAGGCCTACGGGGTGCCCTTCCGGAGCGAGCTGGTGCTGGACGGGGAGTTCTCCGTGCTCGCCGCCTACCGGACGCTGCGCCGCGCCTGGGAGGGCGGGCTGCGCTTTACCGCGATCTTCGCGGCTTCCGACGAGATGGCGGTGGGGGCGCGCGCGGCCCTCGAGGACCTGGGGCTCAAGGTGCCGCAGGACGTTTCGCTCGTGGGGTACGACGACCTACCCGAGATCGGGGAGGGCCTCACCACCGTTCGGCAGGACATTCGGCGGGTGGCGCACACCGCCGTTCGCTTGCTTGGGGAAGCCTTCGAGGGCCGGAGCCCGCGGGGCGAGCGGGTTCCGGTACAGCTCGTCGTGCGTCAAAGCACCGCGCGGAAGGGGGTGAAACCCTAA
- a CDS encoding DUF2203 family protein has protein sequence MYYRLFSLDEARKLLPELQRVLRQMQEAKTALTQLQARLKLTRPHTPERRALEEEARFLIGSLEADKAYLDQLGVHLKDLDRGLVDFPARLGGQVVFLCWQLGEPDITYWHPLTGGYAERRPLPQAEPALQPAPPPRASPDACEAR, from the coding sequence ATGTACTACCGGCTGTTCTCGCTCGACGAGGCCCGTAAACTCCTACCCGAACTCCAGCGCGTCCTGCGCCAAATGCAGGAGGCCAAAACTGCCCTTACCCAGCTGCAGGCCCGCCTCAAGCTCACCCGACCCCACACCCCCGAGCGCCGGGCGCTCGAGGAGGAGGCCCGCTTCCTCATCGGCTCCCTCGAGGCCGACAAAGCCTACCTCGACCAGCTCGGGGTGCACCTCAAGGACCTGGACCGCGGCCTGGTGGACTTTCCTGCCCGGCTCGGCGGCCAGGTCGTCTTCCTGTGCTGGCAGCTCGGTGAACCGGACATCACCTACTGGCACCCGCTCACAGGCGGGTACGCGGAGCGCCGGCCCTTGCCGCAGGCCGAGCCCGCCCTCCAACCGGCCCCACCCCCGCGCGCCTCCCCTGACGCCTGCGAGGCGCGCTAA
- a CDS encoding metallopeptidase family protein: protein MDFETFLERVEALWEQIPEVFKRELQGVHVAEEAKEEPGLLGQDVWRLGEYLDPGPPSVFAGFEGLGRHIVLYYGSFQKVAEGDPAFDWEAEIWETLLHELQHHVESLAGRDDLVQQDLAQLRALRQKGAGR, encoded by the coding sequence ATGGATTTCGAGACCTTCCTCGAGCGCGTCGAGGCGTTGTGGGAGCAGATCCCCGAGGTCTTTAAGCGGGAGCTGCAGGGGGTGCACGTGGCCGAGGAGGCGAAGGAGGAGCCGGGCCTCTTGGGACAGGACGTGTGGCGGCTCGGGGAGTACCTGGACCCCGGCCCGCCCTCGGTGTTCGCGGGGTTCGAGGGACTGGGGCGGCATATCGTGCTGTACTACGGCTCGTTCCAGAAGGTGGCCGAGGGGGATCCGGCGTTCGACTGGGAGGCGGAGATCTGGGAGACGTTGCTGCACGAGCTGCAGCACCACGTGGAATCCCTGGCGGGGCGGGACGACCTCGTGCAACAGGATCTGGCGCAGCTGCGGGCGCTGCGCCAGAAGGGGGCGGGACGCTAG